Proteins encoded in a region of the Vibrio ponticus genome:
- a CDS encoding Hsp20 family protein, translated as MRNVDFSPLYRNAIGFDRLFNLMEASSAKNTSGGYPPYNIEQKDEHNYRITMAVAGFAEEQLDLTQNENMLIVKGERKAEEGKNYVYQGIAERDFERKFQLADYVKVVGASMENGLLHIDLVREIPEAMQPRKIAIGGNSLIENN; from the coding sequence ATGCGTAATGTAGATTTCTCACCACTATACCGTAATGCAATTGGCTTCGACCGTCTGTTCAACCTGATGGAAGCAAGCTCTGCGAAAAACACTTCTGGCGGTTACCCTCCATACAACATCGAGCAAAAAGACGAGCACAACTACCGTATTACTATGGCGGTGGCAGGTTTTGCTGAAGAACAGCTAGATCTGACTCAAAACGAAAACATGCTGATTGTTAAAGGTGAGCGTAAAGCGGAAGAAGGTAAAAACTACGTTTACCAAGGCATTGCTGAGCGCGATTTTGAGCGTAAATTCCAATTGGCGGATTACGTAAAAGTTGTTGGTGCTTCAATGGAAAACGGTCTACTTCATATCGATTTAGTTCGTGAAATTCCAGAAGCGATGCAACCACGTAAGATTGCTATCGGTGGCAATAGCCTGATTGAAAATAACTAA
- a CDS encoding valine--pyruvate transaminase, with protein MQFSKFGEKFNQYSGITQLMDDLNDGLRTPGAIMLGGGNPAAIPAMLDYFHQASEKMLANGELVAALANYDGPQGKDSFVKALANLLKQTYGWDISEKNISLTNGSQSGFFYLFNLLAGKQPDGSHKKILLPLAPEYIGYGDAGIDEDIFVSYHPEIELLDDGLFKYHVDFEQLTIDDSIAAICASRPTNPTGNVLTDEEIHKLDKLARQHNIPLIIDNAYGLPFPNIIFEDVEPFWNDNTILCMSLSKLGLPGVRCGIVIASEAITEAMTNMNGIISLAPSSVGPAYANHMIENGDLLKLSTGVIKPFYRQKALRAVELLQQAITDTRFKIHKPEGAIFLWLWFDELPITTMELYKRLKARAVLIVPGEYFFIGQEDDWDHAHQCLRMNYVQDDEMMQKGIAIIAEEVAKAYREGK; from the coding sequence ATGCAATTCTCAAAATTTGGTGAAAAATTTAATCAGTATTCCGGTATCACGCAATTAATGGACGATTTGAATGATGGTCTGCGCACACCTGGCGCCATCATGCTCGGAGGGGGTAACCCAGCCGCCATTCCTGCTATGCTCGATTACTTTCATCAAGCCAGTGAGAAAATGCTCGCCAATGGCGAACTGGTCGCCGCCCTCGCCAACTATGATGGTCCTCAGGGCAAAGACAGCTTTGTTAAAGCACTGGCTAACCTACTTAAACAGACTTATGGCTGGGATATCAGCGAGAAGAACATTAGCCTAACGAATGGCAGCCAAAGCGGCTTCTTCTATCTGTTTAACTTGTTAGCAGGCAAACAACCAGACGGGTCACACAAGAAAATCCTGCTACCACTGGCGCCGGAATACATCGGCTACGGTGATGCGGGTATCGATGAAGATATCTTTGTCTCTTATCATCCTGAGATAGAGCTACTTGATGATGGTCTATTTAAATACCATGTCGACTTTGAGCAGCTAACCATCGATGATTCTATCGCCGCAATCTGTGCATCACGCCCAACCAACCCAACTGGCAATGTACTGACGGATGAAGAGATCCATAAGCTGGATAAACTGGCACGCCAGCATAACATTCCCCTGATCATCGATAACGCTTATGGCTTACCGTTCCCGAACATCATCTTTGAAGATGTCGAACCGTTTTGGAATGACAACACCATTTTGTGTATGAGCCTATCGAAACTCGGTTTACCGGGTGTGCGTTGTGGGATTGTGATTGCTAGCGAAGCGATCACCGAAGCGATGACCAATATGAATGGCATTATCAGCCTAGCCCCAAGCAGTGTTGGTCCCGCTTACGCTAACCATATGATTGAAAATGGTGACCTGCTAAAACTCAGCACTGGGGTGATTAAACCCTTCTATCGCCAAAAAGCGCTGCGTGCGGTTGAACTTCTACAACAAGCCATCACGGATACACGCTTTAAAATTCATAAGCCGGAAGGGGCGATCTTCTTATGGTTGTGGTTTGATGAACTGCCGATTACCACTATGGAGCTGTATAAGCGTCTTAAAGCACGCGCAGTACTGATTGTTCCGGGGGAATACTTCTTTATTGGTCAAGAAGACGACTGGGACCACGCTCACCAGTGCTTGCGTATGAACTACGTGCAAGACGATGAGATGATGCAAAAAGGCATCGCGATTATCGCAGAAGAAGTGGCAAAAGCTTATCGTGAAGGTAAGTAG
- the glyS gene encoding glycine--tRNA ligase subunit beta, with protein MAKEFLIELGTEELPPTQLRTLAEAFAANFEAELKGAELTHEGVKWYAAPRRLALKVAALAENQADKIVEKRGPAVSAAFDAEGNATKAAQGWARGCGITVEQADRMVTDKGEWLLFKQEVKGQPTADIVVELAAKALAGLPIAKPMRWGNKTTQFIRPVKTLTMLMGSDLIQGEILGVASDRVIRGHRFMGEREFTIDSAEQYPAILEERGKVMADYEARKAIILADAQKAAAAIGGIADLEDDLVEEVTSLVEWPVVLTAKFEEEFLKVPAEALVYTMKGDQKYFPVYDENKKLLPNFIFVSNIESKEPRYVIEGNEKVVRPRLADAEFFFNTDRKSKLVDRLPMLENAIFQQQLGTIKDKTDRITELAGYIAEQIGADVEKSKRAGLLAKCDLMTSMVFEFTDTQGVMGMHYARHDGEAEEVAVALNEQYMPRFAGDDLPSNGVSAAVAMADKLDTIVGIFGIGQAPKGSDPFALRRASLGVLRIIVEYGYNLDLVDLVAKAKSLFGDRLTNDNVEQEVIEFMLGRFRAWYQDEGFSVDIIQAVLARRPTKPADFDQRVKAVSHFRELEAAEALAAANKRVGNILAKFDGELAAEIDLALLQEDAEKVLAENVEVMTEALEPAFATGNYQEALSKLADLREPVDAFFDNVMVMADDEALKTNRLTLLNNLRNLFLQIADISLLQK; from the coding sequence ATGGCAAAAGAATTTCTAATCGAGCTAGGTACTGAAGAACTGCCACCAACGCAACTTCGCACTCTGGCTGAAGCATTCGCAGCAAACTTTGAAGCTGAACTGAAAGGTGCTGAGCTAACGCACGAAGGCGTAAAATGGTACGCAGCACCTCGTCGTCTCGCGCTTAAAGTGGCAGCACTGGCAGAAAACCAAGCAGACAAGATCGTTGAAAAACGTGGTCCTGCGGTATCTGCAGCATTTGATGCAGAAGGTAACGCAACCAAAGCCGCTCAAGGTTGGGCACGTGGTTGTGGTATCACCGTTGAACAAGCTGATCGCATGGTGACGGACAAAGGCGAATGGCTACTGTTCAAACAAGAAGTAAAAGGCCAACCAACTGCGGATATCGTGGTTGAACTAGCAGCAAAAGCATTAGCAGGTCTGCCAATTGCAAAACCTATGCGTTGGGGCAACAAAACGACTCAGTTTATCCGCCCAGTAAAAACGCTCACTATGCTAATGGGTAGTGACCTTATTCAAGGTGAAATCCTAGGCGTAGCTTCTGATCGCGTTATCCGTGGTCACCGCTTTATGGGTGAGCGCGAGTTCACTATCGATTCTGCAGAGCAATACCCAGCGATCCTAGAAGAGCGCGGTAAAGTGATGGCAGATTACGAAGCGCGTAAAGCCATCATTCTTGCTGACGCACAAAAAGCGGCAGCGGCAATCGGCGGTATCGCAGATCTAGAAGATGACCTAGTCGAAGAAGTGACTTCTCTGGTTGAATGGCCAGTGGTACTAACCGCTAAGTTCGAAGAAGAGTTCCTAAAAGTCCCAGCTGAAGCATTGGTTTACACCATGAAAGGCGACCAAAAGTACTTCCCTGTTTACGATGAAAACAAGAAGCTACTACCTAACTTCATCTTCGTATCGAACATTGAATCGAAAGAGCCTCGTTACGTGATTGAAGGTAACGAGAAAGTGGTTCGTCCACGTCTTGCTGATGCTGAGTTCTTCTTCAACACTGACCGCAAGAGCAAGCTAGTCGATCGTCTGCCAATGCTAGAAAACGCGATTTTCCAACAGCAGCTTGGCACCATCAAAGACAAAACCGATCGCATCACTGAACTGGCTGGCTACATTGCTGAGCAAATCGGTGCGGACGTTGAGAAGTCAAAACGCGCAGGTCTACTAGCAAAATGTGACCTAATGACATCAATGGTATTCGAATTTACTGATACTCAAGGTGTTATGGGCATGCACTACGCTCGCCATGACGGTGAAGCAGAAGAAGTGGCAGTGGCACTGAACGAGCAATACATGCCTCGTTTCGCTGGTGATGACCTACCATCAAATGGTGTGTCAGCAGCGGTTGCTATGGCGGACAAGCTAGACACTATCGTCGGTATCTTCGGTATCGGTCAAGCGCCAAAAGGTTCTGACCCATTCGCACTACGCCGCGCATCTCTAGGTGTACTACGTATCATCGTTGAATACGGTTACAACCTAGACCTAGTAGACCTCGTAGCGAAAGCGAAGTCACTGTTTGGCGACCGCCTAACTAACGACAACGTTGAGCAAGAAGTGATTGAGTTTATGCTTGGTCGTTTCCGTGCATGGTACCAAGATGAAGGTTTCAGCGTTGACATCATTCAAGCGGTATTGGCACGTCGTCCAACTAAACCTGCTGACTTTGACCAACGTGTTAAAGCAGTTTCTCACTTCCGTGAACTGGAAGCGGCAGAAGCATTGGCAGCGGCAAACAAACGTGTAGGTAACATCCTAGCGAAATTCGATGGCGAGCTAGCAGCAGAAATCGACCTTGCGCTACTGCAAGAAGATGCGGAAAAAGTACTGGCTGAAAACGTTGAAGTAATGACTGAAGCGCTGGAACCAGCATTTGCAACCGGTAACTACCAAGAAGCACTAAGCAAGCTGGCTGACCTTCGTGAGCCTGTGGATGCGTTCTTCGACAACGTAATGGTTATGGCAGATGACGAAGCGCTTAAGACTAACCGTCTAACGCTACTGAACAACCTACGTAACCTGTTCCTACAGATCGCAGATATCTCATTACTACAAAAGTAA
- the glyQ gene encoding glycine--tRNA ligase subunit alpha, whose amino-acid sequence MQKYDIKTFQGMILALQDYWAQNGCTIVQPLDMEVGAGTSHPMTCLRALGPEPMSTAYVQPSRRPTDGRYGENPNRLQHYYQFQVALKPSPDNIQELYLGSLEVLGIDPLVHDIRFVEDNWENPTLGAWGLGWEVWLNGMEVTQFTYFQQVGGLECKPVTGEITYGIERLAMYIQEVDSVYDLTWNIAPNGSKVTYGDIFHQNEVEQSTYNFEHADVDFLFGFFEQCEKECQNLLALETPLPLPAYERILKAAHAFNLLDARKAISVTERQRYILRIRNLTKSVAEAYYASREALGFPMCKKEQA is encoded by the coding sequence ATGCAAAAATACGATATCAAAACCTTCCAGGGAATGATCCTCGCGCTGCAGGATTATTGGGCTCAAAATGGTTGCACCATTGTTCAACCGCTAGATATGGAAGTGGGTGCGGGTACCTCTCACCCAATGACCTGTCTACGAGCGCTTGGCCCAGAGCCAATGTCTACAGCTTACGTACAACCTTCTCGTCGTCCAACTGATGGTCGTTACGGTGAAAACCCTAACCGTCTACAGCACTACTACCAATTCCAAGTAGCGCTAAAACCATCACCAGACAATATCCAAGAGTTGTACCTAGGTTCTCTAGAAGTACTTGGTATTGACCCACTAGTACACGACATTCGTTTCGTGGAAGACAACTGGGAAAACCCAACACTAGGCGCATGGGGTCTAGGCTGGGAAGTATGGCTAAACGGTATGGAAGTAACTCAGTTTACTTACTTCCAACAAGTTGGCGGTCTTGAATGTAAACCAGTTACCGGTGAAATCACTTACGGTATCGAGCGTCTAGCAATGTACATCCAAGAAGTAGACTCTGTTTACGATCTAACTTGGAACATTGCGCCAAATGGCAGCAAGGTTACTTACGGCGATATCTTCCACCAAAACGAAGTTGAGCAATCAACTTACAACTTTGAACACGCTGACGTTGATTTCCTATTTGGCTTCTTCGAACAGTGTGAGAAAGAGTGTCAAAACCTACTTGCTCTTGAAACACCGCTTCCGCTACCTGCGTACGAGCGCATTCTAAAAGCAGCACACGCGTTTAACCTACTGGATGCTCGCAAAGCAATCTCAGTAACTGAACGTCAACGCTACATCCTGCGCATCCGTAACCTGACTAAGTCAGTAGCAGAAGCATACTACGCATCGCGTGAAGCACTAGGCTTCCCAATGTGTAAAAAAGAACAAGCGTAA
- a CDS encoding TMEM165/GDT1 family protein: MSVLALSLTTVAIAEIGDKTQLLSLVLASRYRKPIPIILAILFATLANHALAAWLGVVVADYLSPDILRWVVTISFLLMAGWVLIPDKLDEEQTRCGKSAFVTSFVAFFIAEIGDKTQIATSILGAQYADALLMVIIGTTLGMMVANVPVVLMGKMSADKLPLALIRKISALLFLGLAIAAAFF, encoded by the coding sequence GTGAGTGTATTAGCACTATCTTTAACGACGGTTGCGATCGCTGAGATCGGCGACAAAACCCAGTTATTGTCGCTGGTTCTCGCCAGTCGTTATCGTAAACCGATTCCAATCATACTCGCGATCTTATTCGCGACCTTGGCAAATCATGCCTTAGCCGCTTGGCTTGGTGTGGTGGTTGCCGACTACCTTTCACCAGACATTCTACGTTGGGTCGTGACCATTAGTTTTTTATTGATGGCTGGCTGGGTTTTGATTCCAGATAAACTCGACGAAGAACAAACTCGCTGTGGAAAAAGTGCCTTTGTCACCAGTTTTGTGGCGTTCTTTATTGCTGAAATTGGCGATAAAACTCAAATTGCCACCTCGATTTTAGGTGCGCAGTACGCCGATGCATTGCTGATGGTGATTATCGGTACCACGTTAGGCATGATGGTTGCCAATGTGCCTGTGGTTTTGATGGGTAAGATGTCAGCGGATAAATTGCCGTTGGCGCTTATTCGTAAGATTTCAGCTTTGTTGTTCTTAGGGTTAGCGATCGCGGCTGCGTTCTTTTAG
- a CDS encoding ABC transporter substrate-binding protein, whose product MKTTLLSAVIASALTLSAHTAVAADVDNMSQVTIIPNHNASLIRNFNPYAVSRLHTARDFIFEPLVIFNELKGNTPNFRLATNYEMSNDLLSITFDLREGVKWSDGETFDADDVIFTFNLVEKHPNIDDRGINSKLKSVEKLGQYKVRFHLNEVNTNISYEIVQVPIVPEHQWKTVEDPAAFMNPNPVGTGPFTELPQFTSTLFLQCRNPNYWDNAELDVDCLRIPQMNHNDQVLGELINSRIDWAGSFVPDIDATFLGASKDHGYWFPPAGTQAFVFNYASKDKVKHEVLTDVDFRRAFSMALDRQTLIDIANYGNAVLNDFASGLGYAFETWSDKEVHEKYKPFMTYSPDNAKALLAKAGYKDTNGDGFVESPSGQPFELAIQSPQGWTDFNNTVMLAVEQLAEVGINAKARTPDFSIYNNGMISADYDIAYTNYFHGPTPHKYWDSGYHSRLQASEGMPRFAMHHWKNAELDKLLDSFYKTADNQEQLKIAHKIQKIIAENQVTVPVLSGPNFYQYNTKRFTGWWTKDNPKGRPMIWEGTPERLLHVLDLKPRS is encoded by the coding sequence ATGAAAACAACCCTACTTTCTGCAGTGATCGCTTCTGCATTGACTCTGTCTGCTCATACCGCAGTCGCAGCTGATGTGGATAATATGTCGCAAGTCACCATTATTCCTAACCATAATGCGTCTTTGATCCGCAACTTCAACCCTTATGCAGTCTCACGTTTGCACACCGCTCGTGACTTTATTTTTGAGCCTTTGGTTATCTTTAATGAACTGAAAGGCAATACGCCTAATTTCCGTTTGGCGACCAACTATGAGATGAGTAACGATCTACTCAGCATCACTTTTGACCTGCGTGAAGGGGTGAAATGGTCCGATGGCGAGACTTTCGATGCCGATGATGTGATTTTTACCTTTAACTTGGTTGAGAAGCACCCAAATATTGATGATCGCGGTATTAACAGTAAGTTGAAGTCGGTAGAGAAGTTAGGTCAGTACAAAGTTCGCTTCCACCTTAATGAGGTGAATACCAACATCAGTTACGAAATTGTCCAAGTGCCGATTGTACCTGAGCACCAATGGAAAACCGTCGAAGACCCAGCGGCATTTATGAACCCAAATCCTGTCGGTACTGGTCCATTTACCGAGCTGCCGCAGTTCACCTCAACGTTGTTCCTGCAATGTCGCAACCCGAATTACTGGGATAATGCTGAGTTAGACGTCGATTGTCTGCGTATCCCGCAAATGAACCACAACGACCAAGTATTAGGTGAGCTAATTAACTCGCGTATCGATTGGGCTGGCTCCTTTGTACCGGACATCGATGCGACCTTCCTCGGTGCGTCAAAAGATCACGGCTACTGGTTCCCGCCAGCAGGGACGCAAGCATTTGTGTTTAACTACGCATCGAAAGACAAAGTAAAACATGAAGTTCTGACCGATGTCGATTTCCGCCGCGCTTTCTCAATGGCACTGGATCGCCAAACGCTGATCGATATTGCTAACTATGGCAACGCGGTATTGAACGACTTTGCATCAGGTTTGGGTTACGCATTTGAAACTTGGTCAGACAAAGAAGTGCATGAGAAGTACAAACCATTTATGACCTACTCGCCAGACAATGCGAAAGCCTTGTTAGCTAAAGCAGGCTATAAAGACACCAATGGTGATGGTTTTGTCGAGTCCCCATCGGGGCAACCGTTTGAGTTAGCAATCCAATCACCGCAAGGTTGGACGGACTTTAACAATACGGTCATGCTTGCGGTTGAGCAGCTTGCAGAAGTGGGCATCAATGCCAAAGCGCGCACGCCGGATTTCTCGATCTACAACAACGGTATGATCAGTGCGGATTACGATATTGCTTACACCAACTACTTCCATGGTCCAACACCACATAAATATTGGGACAGTGGTTATCACTCTCGCCTCCAAGCTTCTGAAGGTATGCCGCGTTTTGCGATGCACCATTGGAAGAATGCTGAGCTAGATAAGTTATTGGATAGTTTCTATAAAACAGCCGATAACCAAGAACAGTTGAAGATAGCGCATAAGATTCAGAAGATCATCGCTGAGAACCAAGTCACGGTGCCGGTGTTGTCTGGTCCTAACTTCTACCAATACAACACCAAGCGCTTTACGGGCTGGTGGACCAAAGACAATCCAAAGGGTCGTCCAATGATTTGGGAAGGTACGCCTGAGCGTCTACTACACGTGCTGGATCTTAAGCCTCGCAGCTAA
- the tusA gene encoding sulfurtransferase TusA, whose product MTFNPEQATHTLEAEGLRCPEPVMMVRKTIRNMQDGDILLVKADDPSTTRDIPSFCRFMDHQLIGAQTEELPYQYLIKKGLS is encoded by the coding sequence ATGACATTCAATCCAGAACAGGCTACACATACGTTGGAAGCAGAAGGACTACGCTGTCCAGAGCCAGTAATGATGGTCAGGAAGACAATTCGTAATATGCAGGATGGCGATATACTGCTAGTCAAAGCAGACGACCCATCAACAACTCGTGATATCCCAAGCTTTTGTCGCTTTATGGATCATCAACTGATTGGCGCTCAAACAGAAGAGCTACCGTATCAGTATCTGATTAAGAAAGGGTTAAGCTAA
- a CDS encoding LysR family transcriptional regulator: protein MELEEIYRRDLNLLVALRVLIEECSVSKAATRLNLSQSAMSRVLGRLRSLLNDPLFTRQGQHLIPTEKALEIDAQLGVPLESLRQLLAPAEFDPHSCEQTFTIATTDYAMQTILPFAIPRLYQEAPLVSLNFIPLHHDRLADQLTYEGADLAICRPIGAVEPLRSEVIGRVGVFCLLSKHHPLADKEMSLDDYLSYPHAMIAVSDGVKALIEQALVDLPQRRMVLRAYHLEAALAIVDTMPLIITVPADLAYLVSERYDLVVKPLPFHFTPFDYSLIWHPRCEHSPAQEWIRGVLREECSRLIAKRIEDMGLD from the coding sequence GTGGAATTAGAAGAGATTTACCGCCGCGATTTAAATTTATTAGTGGCACTGCGTGTCTTGATTGAAGAGTGCAGTGTGAGTAAAGCGGCGACGCGCCTGAATTTAAGTCAGTCGGCGATGAGTCGAGTGCTCGGGCGTTTGAGAAGTTTGTTAAATGACCCGCTTTTCACCCGTCAGGGGCAGCATTTAATCCCGACAGAGAAGGCATTGGAGATCGATGCGCAATTGGGTGTTCCGTTGGAGTCGCTGCGCCAATTGTTGGCACCAGCTGAATTTGATCCACATAGCTGTGAGCAAACCTTCACTATTGCGACCACTGACTACGCGATGCAGACTATCTTGCCGTTCGCTATTCCCAGGCTTTACCAAGAAGCGCCGTTGGTATCGTTGAATTTTATTCCTCTGCATCACGACCGCTTGGCTGATCAGTTGACTTATGAGGGTGCGGATCTCGCGATCTGTCGTCCGATTGGAGCGGTTGAGCCTCTGCGCAGTGAAGTGATTGGTCGAGTTGGAGTATTTTGTCTGCTGTCTAAACATCACCCGTTGGCAGATAAAGAGATGAGTCTCGATGATTACCTCTCTTATCCACATGCGATGATTGCAGTCAGTGATGGCGTTAAGGCGCTGATTGAGCAAGCTCTAGTCGATTTGCCGCAGCGCAGAATGGTGCTAAGAGCGTATCACTTAGAAGCGGCGCTGGCGATTGTCGATACCATGCCGTTGATTATTACTGTTCCGGCTGATTTAGCCTATTTGGTTTCTGAGCGTTATGACTTAGTCGTCAAACCACTACCATTTCACTTTACGCCCTTTGACTACTCGCTGATTTGGCATCCACGTTGTGAGCACTCTCCAGCACAAGAGTGGATACGTGGCGTGTTACGTGAAGAGTGTAGCCGTTTGATTGCCAAGCGGATTGAAGATATGGGTTTGGATTAA
- the acuI gene encoding acrylyl-CoA reductase (NADPH), translated as MFNALILNQEDKRTIASIEQIDEAQLPEGNVLIEVDYSSLNYKDGLAITGKGKIIRNFPMVPGIDLAGKVVSSEDARYQAGDEVVLTGWGVGENHWGGMAQRARLNADWLVPLPKGFDGKKAMMVGTAGFTAMLCVQALLDAGIKPEAGEILVTGASGGVGSVAVTLLSQLGYKVAAVTGRVEQNGPLLEKLGASRIIDRVEFEEPARPLEKQVWAGAVDTVGSKVLAKVLAQMDYNSAVAACGLAGGFDLPTTVMPFILRNVRLQGVDSVSCPTEKRIAAWEKLVELLPDSYFEQACTEATLEEAPKYAEDITNGQVTGRVVIKL; from the coding sequence ATGTTTAACGCTCTAATCCTAAATCAAGAAGACAAACGCACTATCGCTTCAATCGAACAAATCGACGAAGCACAATTACCGGAAGGTAACGTTCTAATCGAAGTTGATTACTCATCTCTGAACTACAAAGATGGTTTGGCGATCACTGGTAAAGGCAAAATCATTCGTAACTTCCCAATGGTTCCTGGTATCGACCTTGCAGGTAAAGTAGTGAGTTCTGAAGACGCTCGTTACCAAGCAGGTGACGAAGTGGTTCTTACAGGTTGGGGCGTGGGTGAAAACCACTGGGGCGGCATGGCGCAACGCGCGCGTCTAAATGCAGACTGGTTGGTACCTCTACCAAAAGGTTTCGACGGCAAAAAAGCAATGATGGTGGGCACAGCTGGCTTTACTGCCATGCTATGTGTACAAGCTCTACTTGATGCGGGCATCAAACCAGAAGCTGGTGAAATCCTAGTTACTGGCGCAAGTGGTGGCGTAGGTTCAGTAGCCGTAACGCTACTTTCTCAACTAGGCTACAAAGTGGCAGCGGTTACAGGTCGTGTCGAGCAAAACGGTCCACTGCTAGAAAAACTAGGTGCTAGCCGTATCATCGACCGCGTTGAGTTTGAAGAGCCAGCTCGTCCACTTGAAAAACAAGTTTGGGCAGGTGCTGTGGATACCGTAGGTAGCAAAGTGCTAGCAAAAGTACTGGCACAAATGGATTACAACAGCGCTGTAGCAGCGTGTGGTCTAGCGGGTGGTTTCGACCTACCTACGACCGTGATGCCATTTATCTTACGTAACGTACGTCTACAAGGTGTGGACTCAGTAAGCTGCCCAACTGAAAAACGTATCGCAGCTTGGGAAAAACTGGTTGAGCTACTACCTGACAGCTACTTCGAGCAAGCATGTACTGAGGCAACGCTAGAAGAAGCACCAAAATACGCAGAAGACATCACTAACGGTCAAGTAACGGGTCGCGTGGTGATCAAGCTATAA
- the ilvA gene encoding threonine ammonia-lyase, biosynthetic — MSDTSVEHKQSGADYLRQILRAPVYEVAIVTPLQAMPRLSARIGNQVQLKREDRQPVHSFKLRGAYNMVSSLSDGQKAAGVIAASAGNHAQGMALSGTKLGIKTTIVMPKTTPDIKVEAVRGFGGNVVLHGNNFDEAKAEAERLSVEYGYTFVPPFDHPLVIAGQGTIGMEMLQQNGHLDYIFVPVGGGGLAAGVAVLVKQLMPEIKVIAVEPEDSACLKAALDAGEPVVIDQVSMFADGVAVKRIGEETFRLCDKYLDGHITVSSDEICSAVKDIFEDTRAIAEPSGALALAGLKKFTEQHQLRGKQLGTVLSGANTNFHGLRYVSERCELGEKREGLLAVTIPERQGAFFEFCNLIGGRAVTEFNYRYNDDALANIFVGVRLNGGQEELEHIIQDLRAGGYPVVDLSDDEMAKLHVRYMIGGKPSKPLQERLYSFEFPEYPGALLKFLSTLGTHWNISLFNYRNHGADYGRVLCGFELADSDLTRFSAHLRELGYQCKDETDNPSYQFFLSSPR; from the coding sequence ATGAGTGACACCTCTGTCGAACATAAACAATCTGGCGCAGACTACCTGCGCCAAATCCTACGCGCGCCGGTGTACGAAGTGGCGATCGTCACGCCACTGCAAGCAATGCCAAGGCTCTCAGCTCGCATCGGCAACCAAGTACAACTTAAGAGAGAAGACCGCCAACCGGTGCACTCATTTAAGTTGCGCGGGGCTTACAATATGGTTTCAAGCCTCAGTGACGGGCAAAAAGCCGCGGGCGTGATTGCTGCATCCGCAGGTAATCATGCGCAGGGCATGGCACTGTCCGGTACCAAGCTAGGCATCAAAACCACAATTGTGATGCCGAAAACCACGCCAGACATCAAAGTCGAAGCGGTACGCGGGTTTGGTGGCAATGTGGTGCTGCATGGTAACAACTTTGATGAAGCCAAAGCAGAAGCTGAGCGTCTATCGGTCGAATATGGCTACACCTTTGTACCACCTTTCGATCATCCTTTGGTGATCGCCGGGCAAGGCACGATTGGTATGGAGATGCTGCAGCAAAATGGTCATCTCGATTACATTTTCGTTCCAGTTGGCGGCGGCGGTTTAGCCGCTGGTGTGGCGGTACTGGTAAAACAGTTGATGCCAGAGATCAAAGTCATCGCGGTTGAGCCTGAAGATTCCGCCTGCTTGAAAGCTGCACTAGATGCCGGTGAACCAGTCGTGATTGACCAAGTCAGCATGTTTGCAGATGGTGTCGCCGTTAAACGCATCGGTGAAGAGACCTTCCGCCTATGTGACAAATACCTTGACGGTCATATTACCGTCTCCAGCGATGAGATCTGTTCAGCGGTCAAAGACATCTTTGAAGATACCCGAGCGATTGCCGAACCCTCTGGTGCATTAGCGCTCGCAGGGTTAAAGAAATTTACCGAGCAACACCAACTGCGTGGCAAACAACTGGGTACGGTGTTATCAGGTGCGAATACCAACTTCCATGGCTTACGCTACGTCTCTGAACGTTGTGAATTAGGTGAAAAACGCGAAGGTTTGCTGGCGGTGACGATCCCAGAACGTCAAGGTGCCTTCTTTGAGTTCTGTAATCTGATTGGCGGTCGCGCGGTGACTGAGTTTAACTACCGTTACAACGATGATGCCCTCGCCAATATCTTTGTTGGTGTGCGTCTCAATGGTGGGCAAGAAGAGTTGGAGCACATCATCCAAGATCTGCGTGCAGGAGGCTACCCTGTGGTCGATCTCTCCGATGATGAAATGGCAAAACTGCACGTGCGCTATATGATTGGGGGCAAACCTTCTAAACCACTGCAAGAGCGTTTGTACAGTTTCGAGTTTCCAGAATACCCAGGGGCGCTACTGAAATTCTTAAGCACGCTTGGCACGCATTGGAATATTAGCCTGTTCAACTACCGCAACCATGGCGCTGACTATGGGCGCGTACTGTGTGGCTTTGAGCTAGCAGATAGCGATTTAACCCGTTTCTCTGCCCATCTGCGCGAACTCGGCTACCAATGCAAAGATGAAACCGATAACCCGTCTTATCAGTTCTTCCTATCCTCTCCACGCTAA